A single genomic interval of Pyrus communis chromosome 7, drPyrComm1.1, whole genome shotgun sequence harbors:
- the LOC137740278 gene encoding receptor-like protein 6, which produces MKMESWLSKFTCFHCLVFLLLNATHCFSFVQTQTRTLCHADEHSFLLQFKESFTIDKSASRSPFAHPKVASWPREGDQNQSNCCSWDGVECHVESGRVIGLDLKSSCLYGSINSNSTLFRLVHLQMLDLSDNNFNLSEIPLRLGHDLSSLSYLNLSLSAFSGQIPSEISKLSKLSTLDLSQNNGLELRKSNMRILVQNLTSIKQLHFSYVGIYSTVPDILVNASSLTSLNLSYCGLYGEFPIGIFHLPNLEELRLQFNIDLNGYFPKFNRTNSLKILDVSKTNFFGELPSSIGNLHSLNYFDISNCGFDSHVPSSFGNLTQLSFLKMASFHDVSAGQFLVPDSLSCFGKLTKLNYLDLSDINLQGNFPRFVANLTQLAFLDLFDNSLTGEIPSWLALELNQLTFMRLTFNDLQGAVPKSLFHLKNLECLGLSYNNLSGLVEFDEFSNLKKLKLLGLSDNKLSMRVKSGSSATLPKFEVLNLAECNLTEFPEFLKNQYELGDLHLAGNNIHGQIPKWLWNATRETLFNLNLGSNFLTGFEENPVTLPWKNLQMFVLGNNRLQGSLPIPPQSIMSYIVSNNSYSEEVSPLFCNLNYLQVLNLANNNLSGMLPQCLGKSSSLEILHLMFNSFHGDIPPFCANKNSLKYVSLGYNQLQGMLPRSMADCIQLKFLHIGNNQISDIFPSWLGVLPVLRALILGSNAFHGIIGKPPTDHEFPNLCIIDLSNNLFSGMLPSKYMENWNFMKYVVANEESQYFTVSSNYSTNKYGFYYKFSYEMIIPVKGVELTYHQTPYDLRLIDFSSNRFEGEIPASIIGSLGALHVLNLSNNTLSGQIPSSLANLTALESLDLSQNKLSGMIPGSLAQLTFLGYFNVSYNHLWGPIPLGQQFGTFLEDSYQGNSGLCGELLSKKCEASESSRRPPRSSFEEDEEAGFPFEFDWYVVLPGVISGLIVGVVAGNTLADKKHEWFVETFSRRRKPTTARATRGRRT; this is translated from the coding sequence ATGAAAATGGAATCTTGGTTGTCCAAGTTTACCTGTTTCCATtgtcttgtttttttattactCAATGCTACTCACTGTTTTTCATTTGTGCAGACTCAGACACGGACACTTTGCCACGCTGACGAGCACTCCTTCTTGTTACAATTCAAGGAAAGCTTTACGATAGACAAGTCAGCTTCTAGATCTCCTTTTGCTCATCCGAAGGTAGCATCTTGGCCTCGAGAAGGAGATCAGAATCAGAGTAACTGTTGTTCGTGGGATGGTGTTGAGTGCCATGTGGAGTCTGGCCGTGTCATTGGCCTTGACCTCAAGAGCAGCTGTCTCTATGGTTCTATCAATTCCAACAGCACCCTCTTCCGACTTGTTCACTTGCAGATGCTTGACCTCTCAGACAACAACTTCAATTTGTCTGAAATACCATTGAGATTGGGCCATGACCTTTCGAGTCTATCCTATCTCAACCTTTCACTATCTGCATTTTCTGGCCAAATTCCATCTGAAATTTCAAAGCTATCCAAACTGTCTACCCTTGATCTGTCTCAAAATAATGGTTTGGAGCTTAGGAAGTCCAACATGAGAATCCTAGTCCAAAACTTGACCAGCATAAAACAACTTCATTTTAGTTATGTAGGCATATACTCCACCGTGCCTGATATCTTGGTCAATGCATCTTCTCTCACATCTCTCAATCTAAGCTACTGTGGGTTGTATGGGGAATTCCCAATAGGCATTTTCCACCTACCAAACCTAGAAGAGCTTAGATTGCAGTTTAACATAGACCTAAATGGTTATTTTCCTAAATTTAATAGGACCAATTCCCTCAAAATATTGGATGTTTCAAAGACAAATTTCTTTGGTGAACTTCCTAGTTCTATCGGAAACCTTCATTCCTTAAACTACTTTGATATCTCAAACtgtggttttgattcccatgtTCCATCTTCATTTGGAAACCTTACCCAGCTCAGTTTCCTTAAGATGGCTTCATTTCATGATGTTTCCGCAGGCCAATTCTTAGTTCCTGATTCCTTGTCTTGTTTTGGAAAATTAACCAAGCTCAACTACTTGGATCTTTCGGATATTAACTTACAGGGGAATTTCCCACGTTTTGTGGCTAACCTGACTCAACTTGCGTTTCTAGACTTGTTTGACAATTCACTAACTGGTGAAATCCCATCTTGGCTCGCATTAGAGTTGAACCAACTAACTTTTATGCGGCTTACCTTTAACGATTTGCAAGGAGCAGTTCCTAAGTCGCTTTTCCACCTCAAAAATCTTGAATGTCTTGGCCTTTCTTATAATAATTTGAGCGGATTAGTTGAGTTTGATGAGTTTTCCAACCTCAAAAAGTTGAAGTTACTTGGTTTATCGGATAACAAGTTATCCATGCGTGTCAAATCTGGTTCAAGTGCTACTCTTCCAAAGTTCGAAGTTCTAAACTTGGCTGAATGCAACTTGACAGAGTTTCCagaatttttgaaaaatcaatACGAATTGGGAGATCTACACCTTGCTGGTAACAACATTCATGGCCAAATACCAAAATGGCTCTGGAATGCAACTAGAGAAACTTTGTTCAATCTCAACCTCGGCTCTAACTTCTTAACAGGCTTTGAGGAAAATCCAGTCACTCTTCCAtggaaaaatctacaaatgttTGTTCTTGGTAATAATCGGTTACAAGGGTCATTGCCAATTCCACCACAATCTATCATGTCTTACATTGTCAGCAACAATAGTTATAGTGAAGAAGTTTCACCATTGTTCTGCAACTTGAATTATCTTCAAGTTCTTAATTTGGCCAACAACAACTTGAGTGGTATGCTTCCACAGTGTTTGGGGAAGTCCAGTAGCTTGGAAATACTGCATTTGATGTTTAATTCTTTCCACGGCGATATTCCTCCATTTTGTGCTAACAAAAATAGTTTGAAATATGTTTCGTTGGGTTACAATCAGTTACAGGGGATGCTACCAAGATCAATGGCCGATTGCATTCAGTTAAAGTTTCTTCACATTGGCAACAATCAGATCAGTGACATCTTCCCTTCTTGGTTAGGGGTACTTCCAGTATTGAGGGCTCTCATTTTGGGGTCGAATGCATTTCATGGGATAATTGGGAAGCCTCCAACTGATCATGAGTTCCCAAACTTATGCATCATTGATTTATCCAACAATCTATTTTCAGGTATGTTGCCTTCTAAGTACATGGAGAACTGGAATTTCATGAAATATGTTGTCGCAAACGAGGAAAGCCAGTACTTTACAGTCTCATCAAACTATAGCACAAATAAATATGGATTTTACTATAAATTTTCATACGAGATGATAATTCCTGTAAAAGGTGTTGAGTTGACATATCATCAGACCCCCTATGATCTGAGACTCATAGATTTCTCAAGTAATAGATTTGAAGGAGAGATTCCAGCAAGTATCATTGGGAGTCTAGGAGCACTTCATGTGCTAAACCTCTCCAACAACACTCTCTCTGGTCAAATCCCCTCATCTCTGGCGAACTTGACTGCTCTTGAATCGTTGGATCTCTCTCAAAACAAGCTCTCAGGAATGATCCCTGGTAGTTTGGCACAACTCACTTTCCTTGGGTACTTCAACGTGTCGTATAACCATCTTTGGGGGCCTATACCACTTGGCCAACAATTTGGTACATTCCTAGAAGATTCATACCAAGGAAACTCAGGTCTGTGTGGAGAGCTTTTGTCCAAGAAATGCGAGGCTTCTGAGAGCTCGAGGCGACCGCCACGATCAAgctttgaagaagatgaagaggctGGGTTTCCATTTGAGTTTGACTGGTATGTAGTCTTGCCGGGAGTTATTAGTGGACTAATAGTGGGAGTGGTTGCTGGAAACACATTGGCAGACAAGAAGCATGAATGGTTTGTGGAGACATTCAGCAGGAGGAGAAAGCCAACAACCGCAAGGGCGACGAGGGGACGCCGAACTTAG